A genomic region of Synechococcus sp. NOUM97013 contains the following coding sequences:
- a CDS encoding biotin transporter BioY: MRALATWSGALAGLLLILVGSLIPSALVLPQPDLPPSLLSLPSTWQVPALLICALVAGPRAGVIASVAYLTIGLVDLPVFHGGGGIAYVLTPGFGYLAGFIPASWLTGRLGQQSGMNDIPRLTLAAIAGLLTIQACGLLNLLLGALLNRWNAPLVELIVSFSLGPLAAQLALCCAAGLIARVTRRVLLIE; encoded by the coding sequence GTGCGGGCACTGGCCACCTGGAGCGGCGCACTCGCCGGATTGCTGCTGATTTTGGTCGGGAGCCTGATTCCGTCTGCCCTCGTTCTGCCGCAACCTGATCTTCCCCCGAGCCTGCTAAGCCTTCCCAGCACCTGGCAGGTGCCTGCCCTGCTCATCTGTGCCCTGGTTGCCGGCCCCAGAGCCGGTGTTATCGCTTCGGTGGCGTATCTCACCATTGGCCTGGTGGATCTTCCGGTATTCCATGGGGGAGGCGGTATCGCCTACGTGCTGACACCTGGATTTGGCTACCTCGCGGGTTTCATCCCGGCCTCCTGGCTCACCGGACGTTTGGGGCAGCAGAGCGGCATGAATGACATTCCTCGCCTGACACTGGCCGCCATCGCCGGCCTGCTCACCATCCAGGCCTGCGGTCTGTTGAATCTCCTGCTGGGTGCCCTACTCAACCGATGGAATGCACCGCTTGTAGAGCTGATCGTCAGCTTCAGCCTCGGGCCACTGGCCGCCCAGCTTGCACTCTGTTGTGCGGCGGGCTTGATTGCCCGCGTCACCCGTCGCGTGTTGTTGATCGAATGA
- a CDS encoding phycocyanobilin:ferredoxin oxidoreductase, with amino-acid sequence MPASTSGREMHPLVVALASRIRDWREDLPQLSPLAVSGDLEEIIGTLDGEDLFIRNEVHCCRGLRKLHLETARLGLGLQILHCVIFPDPRFDLPVFGADIVASPAGISAAIVDLSPVGDQLPERIGRALERTPTPAFEQVRELPTWGTIFSPFVRFIRPTSDQEQDWFVDLVGAYLTVLGDAVRTTSPDPKDASSTLSRYHGQVSYCRQQKRNDKTRRVLEKAFGTTWADRYIEEMLFDEPAPL; translated from the coding sequence ATGCCTGCGTCCACGAGCGGTCGGGAGATGCATCCGCTGGTGGTCGCTTTGGCCTCCCGCATCCGTGACTGGCGCGAGGATCTTCCACAGCTCAGTCCGCTCGCAGTTTCGGGTGATCTGGAGGAGATCATCGGCACTCTCGATGGCGAGGATCTGTTCATCCGCAATGAAGTGCACTGCTGCCGCGGCTTGCGCAAGTTGCACCTGGAAACAGCCCGTCTTGGGTTGGGGCTCCAGATCCTTCATTGCGTCATCTTTCCTGATCCGCGCTTTGATCTGCCGGTGTTTGGTGCTGACATCGTCGCTAGCCCAGCAGGCATCTCGGCCGCCATCGTCGACCTCTCACCCGTTGGGGATCAACTGCCGGAGCGAATTGGTCGTGCTTTGGAACGCACCCCTACGCCGGCGTTCGAACAGGTGCGGGAGCTCCCCACATGGGGAACGATCTTTTCTCCCTTTGTGCGCTTCATCCGACCCACCAGCGACCAGGAACAGGACTGGTTCGTTGATCTGGTGGGCGCCTATCTAACGGTCCTGGGGGATGCGGTGCGGACGACGTCCCCCGATCCGAAGGATGCCTCTTCTACTCTGTCGCGATACCACGGACAGGTGTCCTATTGCCGGCAACAGAAACGCAACGACAAGACACGGCGCGTTCTGGAGAAGGCCTTCGGGACGACCTGGGCAGATCGCTACATCGAGGAGATGCTGTTCGACGAACCGGCACCACTGTGA
- a CDS encoding NAD(P)H dehydrogenase assembly family protein, with translation MTVSIGDQVRLIRTQTFLKTADPMPMLRPPDLVTTDEIGLVTALHPAETAAVRFPRGSFLISLDQLTSADATTGD, from the coding sequence ATGACCGTTTCCATTGGTGACCAGGTGCGACTGATCCGCACCCAGACCTTTCTCAAGACGGCAGACCCCATGCCGATGTTGCGTCCTCCTGACCTGGTCACCACCGATGAGATCGGCTTGGTGACGGCGCTTCATCCTGCTGAAACAGCGGCGGTGCGCTTCCCCAGGGGCTCCTTTCTGATTTCTCTTGACCAGCTCACTTCCGCTGATGCGACAACGGGTGATTGA
- the devC gene encoding ABC transporter permease DevC: protein MIRRFWNGRRIPLASLMLVRQPVRLAVALAGISFAGILMFMQLGFRDGLFDASVTVHRLFDADIVLISPRSTSSVSMAGFPRRRLVQAMALPEVEGITPVNWNLLLWRNPETRGTRSILALGFEPGDPLFVDPTLAPKAQLLTQKGRVLFDEKSRPEFGPVAEWFKDGRVVESEISGKRVRVAGLIGLGTSFGADGNMLTSRETFRELLPNTPPGSIEVGLVRLKAGADPEAVVQQLNALLPDDVTVLTKDGFIDFEQNYWRSSTSIGFIFTLGAAMGFVVGCVIVYQVLYSDVSDHLPEYATLMAMGYKLTTLLGVVVREGLLLALFGYLPAYAAGQGLYWLVRSATQLPVGMDLTRATTVFSMILVMCMASAGLAMRRLVDADPAEIF from the coding sequence ATGATCCGTCGGTTCTGGAATGGACGAAGAATTCCTTTGGCTTCGCTGATGTTGGTGCGTCAGCCGGTTCGTCTGGCTGTTGCATTGGCGGGCATCAGCTTCGCCGGGATTCTGATGTTCATGCAGCTGGGGTTCCGCGATGGACTGTTTGATGCCAGCGTCACGGTGCATCGTCTTTTTGATGCAGACATCGTGCTGATCAGTCCGCGCTCCACCAGCTCGGTGAGCATGGCCGGATTTCCGCGTCGCCGGCTGGTCCAGGCCATGGCGCTGCCGGAGGTGGAAGGCATCACCCCGGTGAACTGGAATCTGCTCCTGTGGCGAAATCCTGAAACGCGCGGAACTCGTTCAATCTTGGCTTTGGGATTTGAACCAGGGGATCCACTGTTTGTTGATCCAACCCTGGCTCCCAAGGCGCAGCTCCTGACCCAGAAAGGTCGTGTTCTCTTCGATGAAAAGTCACGACCGGAATTCGGACCTGTGGCGGAGTGGTTCAAGGACGGCCGCGTTGTTGAAAGTGAGATCTCTGGAAAGCGTGTTCGTGTTGCCGGTTTGATCGGCCTTGGAACCTCCTTCGGCGCCGACGGCAACATGCTGACCAGCCGTGAAACATTCAGAGAGCTGCTTCCGAACACACCCCCGGGGAGCATTGAAGTTGGCCTCGTTCGTCTGAAAGCCGGTGCTGATCCTGAGGCAGTGGTGCAGCAACTGAATGCCTTGCTTCCTGATGACGTCACCGTGCTGACCAAAGACGGTTTCATCGATTTCGAACAGAACTACTGGCGATCCAGCACCTCGATCGGCTTCATCTTCACTCTTGGTGCAGCCATGGGGTTCGTCGTCGGCTGCGTGATCGTGTATCAGGTTCTCTATTCCGACGTCAGTGATCACCTGCCGGAATACGCCACCTTGATGGCCATGGGATACAAACTCACCACATTGTTGGGGGTGGTGGTTCGTGAAGGCCTCCTGCTGGCTCTGTTTGGCTACTTGCCGGCTTATGCAGCTGGCCAGGGGCTCTATTGGTTGGTGCGAAGTGCCACGCAATTGCCGGTTGGCATGGATCTCACCAGAGCAACGACGGTCTTTTCCATGATCCTGGTGATGTGCATGGCATCCGCAGGACTGGCCATGCGTCGTCTAGTCGATGCGGATCCAGCGGAGATTTTCTGA
- a CDS encoding pitrilysin family protein: MTHRSDLVLDPVVTPGVLSAKLWIRRGSGRDQQGQRGGHQLLGSVLSRGCGPLDHLELADLVEGCGAGLRCDTHEDGILISLKCRDLDADRLLPAVGWMVRQPHLDESQIALERELSLQALQRQREDPFHRAFDGWRQIAYGQGPYGHDPLGIAQDLEQLSRPQLRRLADDLESEGSVLALSGAIPTDASEQLEKWFGPSSSQSPGDQTKAWEVPAYSASADDASAKTSDRSSISLQSLATEQVVLMLGRASLPHGHPDDLALRLLQAHLGSGMSSLLFRRLREEHGVAYDVGVHHPARAGAAPFVMHASTGVDRAALTLELLMASWSELLEDCIDAADLHLAAAKFRGHLAHASQTTGQRAERRAQLRGLGLPDQHDQQCLQELETLQSGDLLAAAQRHLQKPQLSLCGPSDTLAKLERFWMQDVLAGTPG, from the coding sequence TTGACACACCGCAGTGATCTGGTCCTCGATCCGGTGGTCACCCCCGGGGTGCTCTCCGCCAAGTTGTGGATTCGCCGTGGCAGCGGCCGCGATCAACAGGGTCAGCGCGGCGGGCATCAACTGCTGGGATCCGTCCTCAGCCGCGGCTGTGGCCCGCTTGATCACCTGGAGCTAGCTGATCTCGTGGAAGGTTGCGGTGCCGGACTGCGCTGTGACACCCACGAAGACGGCATCCTGATCAGTCTCAAGTGCCGCGATCTGGATGCCGATCGGCTCCTGCCTGCCGTGGGCTGGATGGTGCGTCAACCGCACCTAGATGAGAGCCAGATCGCCCTGGAACGCGAGCTGAGCCTGCAGGCTCTGCAGCGTCAACGCGAAGACCCCTTCCATCGCGCCTTTGATGGATGGCGACAGATCGCCTACGGCCAGGGACCGTACGGCCACGACCCGCTGGGCATCGCCCAGGACCTGGAGCAGTTGTCGCGACCGCAGCTGCGGCGCCTGGCTGATGACCTTGAAAGTGAAGGGTCCGTGTTGGCCCTCTCAGGGGCCATTCCCACTGACGCGAGCGAGCAGCTAGAGAAGTGGTTTGGACCAAGCTCGTCCCAGTCCCCTGGGGACCAGACCAAAGCGTGGGAGGTTCCGGCGTATTCCGCTTCTGCAGATGACGCATCTGCGAAGACGAGTGATCGATCGTCCATCAGTCTCCAGTCCCTGGCGACGGAACAGGTGGTGCTGATGCTGGGACGTGCATCACTCCCCCATGGCCATCCCGATGACCTGGCTCTGAGGCTTCTGCAGGCGCACCTGGGATCCGGCATGTCGAGCCTGCTGTTCCGCCGGCTGCGGGAAGAGCATGGTGTGGCCTACGACGTCGGCGTGCATCACCCAGCACGAGCCGGCGCTGCGCCATTTGTGATGCATGCCTCCACCGGCGTGGACCGCGCCGCACTCACGCTGGAGCTGCTGATGGCGAGCTGGAGCGAGTTACTCGAGGACTGCATCGATGCGGCTGATCTTCACCTGGCTGCAGCCAAATTCCGTGGTCACTTGGCCCACGCATCCCAGACCACGGGTCAGCGAGCCGAACGACGGGCTCAGCTTCGCGGTCTCGGCCTTCCTGATCAACACGACCAGCAATGCCTGCAGGAACTTGAGACGCTGCAATCGGGCGATCTGCTCGCTGCCGCTCAGCGTCATCTGCAAAAGCCTCAGCTGAGCCTCTGCGGACCGTCCGACACCCTGGCCAAACTGGAACGTTTCTGGATGCAGGACGTTTTGGCAGGGACGCCAGGATGA
- a CDS encoding HlyD family efflux transporter periplasmic adaptor subunit, whose translation MLRKPEAVESPASVTTIEQPRQTEAVAALGQLQPAGEVRRLAAPASGMAGSPRVTSLRVKEGDVVTRGQVLAVFDNRPQIEADLAAQDERIRSVDIEIPLRRREVARYAQAARVGAATAVLLEEKQDELTLLQRKRVELLAERRSLQADLNDSELRSPINGVVLKVHTREGERPDTDGVLEVGASQSMEALIEVYESDINRIAMDERVTLISENGGFEGELEGQVAQISPQVRQRQVLSTDPTGDADARVVEVLVRLDAASAERVARLAGLKVIARFQS comes from the coding sequence ATGCTGCGAAAGCCCGAGGCGGTCGAAAGCCCTGCCTCTGTCACCACGATTGAACAGCCTCGCCAAACCGAAGCTGTGGCAGCACTCGGCCAGTTGCAGCCGGCCGGCGAGGTGCGCCGCCTGGCAGCACCAGCAAGTGGGATGGCCGGATCCCCCAGGGTGACATCCCTGCGCGTCAAGGAAGGCGATGTCGTGACCCGAGGCCAAGTGCTGGCCGTCTTTGATAACCGTCCCCAGATTGAGGCGGATTTGGCTGCTCAGGACGAGCGCATCCGCAGTGTCGACATCGAAATCCCTTTGCGTCGCCGTGAGGTGGCCCGTTACGCACAGGCTGCTCGTGTCGGGGCAGCCACCGCTGTTCTGTTGGAGGAAAAGCAGGATGAATTGACCCTGCTGCAACGCAAGCGGGTGGAGCTCCTTGCTGAACGCCGCTCGTTGCAAGCTGATTTGAACGACAGCGAACTTCGTTCCCCAATTAATGGAGTCGTCCTGAAGGTCCACACACGCGAGGGCGAGCGCCCAGATACCGATGGTGTTCTGGAGGTCGGGGCGAGCCAATCCATGGAAGCGTTGATTGAGGTCTATGAATCCGATATCAATCGCATCGCGATGGATGAAAGGGTCACGCTCATCAGCGAAAACGGTGGTTTTGAGGGTGAACTTGAGGGACAGGTGGCTCAGATCAGCCCTCAGGTGCGTCAGCGCCAAGTGCTTTCCACTGACCCCACCGGTGATGCCGACGCGCGCGTCGTGGAGGTGTTGGTTCGGCTTGATGCCGCATCCGCGGAGCGCGTGGCCCGATTGGCGGGCCTCAAGGTGATCGCACGCTTTCAGTCCTGA
- the lspA gene encoding signal peptidase II: protein MSRQVGQPRRSGALLRRGTVLVLSALMIILDQLSKHWITSVMRPGETAPFIPGLLQLHLVRNTGAAFSLFTDATTMLGSLSVVVAIGVAIWIWREPRHDLWMGLALGFLLGGTIGNGIDRLRLGHVTDFLELVPIQFPIFNWADIAINLAVLCFAIDALTQRKGPSDA, encoded by the coding sequence ATGAGTCGTCAGGTCGGACAACCAAGACGTTCAGGAGCACTCCTGCGCCGCGGAACTGTGCTGGTCCTGAGCGCCTTGATGATCATCCTCGATCAACTGAGCAAACACTGGATCACCAGCGTGATGCGGCCGGGTGAAACAGCACCGTTCATCCCAGGGCTGCTGCAACTGCATCTGGTGCGAAACACCGGTGCAGCATTCAGCTTGTTCACCGATGCCACCACGATGCTGGGAAGTCTCAGTGTGGTGGTGGCCATCGGCGTCGCCATCTGGATCTGGCGAGAACCACGCCACGATCTTTGGATGGGCCTAGCCCTCGGCTTCCTGCTGGGAGGAACGATCGGCAACGGGATTGACCGCCTGCGGCTTGGCCACGTCACTGATTTCCTGGAGCTGGTGCCGATCCAGTTCCCGATCTTCAACTGGGCCGACATCGCCATCAACCTCGCGGTGCTGTGTTTCGCCATCGACGCACTGACCCAAAGGAAGGGGCCCAGCGATGCCTGA
- a CDS encoding pitrilysin family protein — protein sequence MGLCHGTLTAIPSSPLLDHRTLRNGSSLVTASMPDAALTCLDFWCRGGSAWEHDGEEGIAHFLEHMVFKGSRAFGPGEFDRRIEALGGSSNAATGFDDVHFHVLVPTQEAGEALHLLLDLVLNPALDQDCFDMERDVVLEEIAQYSDQPDDQVLQTALGLCLAPHAYGRPILGWESSLRAMNPNGMKAYHQRRYRGGNCCLSLAGHLQEDLIKQVLDSPLMGLERSEAPPSTAETSSLPFQCGRDSRQFQRLEAARLLMIWPVAAAADQLAIAGADLATTVLAEGRRSRLVERLREDLQIVETIDMDVTTLEQGSLVMLEACCPEEHLEMVEQEVHSQLQRTLSEPVTAEEFDRALQLVGNGHRFSLEAPGAVAASVGTQMLWGRHRDLLAPLEDLAQWDAASLSAGVMPLLQPQNAFTLIARPEEIA from the coding sequence ATGGGACTTTGCCACGGGACCCTGACTGCGATCCCATCCAGTCCGCTGCTTGACCACCGCACGCTCCGGAACGGCAGCAGCCTTGTCACGGCCTCCATGCCGGATGCGGCCCTCACCTGCCTCGATTTCTGGTGCCGCGGAGGCAGCGCCTGGGAACACGATGGAGAGGAAGGGATCGCTCACTTCCTAGAACACATGGTGTTCAAAGGCAGCCGCGCGTTTGGCCCCGGTGAATTCGACCGAAGAATCGAGGCGCTCGGTGGTAGCAGCAATGCAGCCACGGGCTTTGACGATGTGCACTTCCACGTGCTCGTCCCCACCCAGGAAGCCGGCGAAGCCCTCCATCTCCTTCTTGACCTGGTGCTGAACCCCGCACTGGACCAGGACTGCTTCGACATGGAACGGGACGTGGTGCTGGAGGAAATTGCCCAGTACAGCGATCAACCGGACGATCAGGTGCTTCAGACAGCCCTCGGGCTCTGCCTTGCACCTCATGCCTATGGACGACCGATCCTTGGCTGGGAATCCAGTCTTCGGGCGATGAATCCGAACGGAATGAAGGCCTACCACCAGCGGCGTTACCGCGGTGGCAACTGCTGCCTGTCATTGGCGGGCCACCTGCAGGAAGATCTGATCAAGCAAGTGCTGGACAGCCCCTTGATGGGGCTGGAACGCAGCGAGGCACCCCCCTCAACCGCTGAAACCAGTTCTTTGCCTTTTCAATGTGGCCGCGACAGTCGCCAGTTTCAACGCCTTGAAGCGGCACGGTTGCTGATGATCTGGCCCGTGGCGGCAGCAGCGGATCAATTGGCCATCGCGGGTGCTGATCTAGCCACGACGGTTCTGGCGGAGGGACGGCGCAGCCGACTGGTGGAGCGCCTGCGTGAAGACCTGCAGATTGTCGAAACCATCGACATGGATGTGACCACCCTCGAACAGGGAAGCCTGGTGATGCTTGAGGCCTGTTGCCCCGAGGAGCACTTGGAGATGGTCGAACAGGAAGTGCACAGCCAGCTGCAACGAACCCTGAGCGAACCGGTCACCGCCGAGGAATTTGACAGGGCCCTCCAATTGGTTGGTAATGGCCATCGCTTCAGCCTCGAAGCGCCTGGGGCTGTGGCCGCCAGTGTCGGCACGCAGATGTTGTGGGGTCGGCACCGGGATTTGCTGGCACCCCTTGAGGATTTGGCGCAGTGGGATGCTGCATCGCTCAGCGCGGGCGTGATGCCGCTCCTCCAACCGCAGAACGCCTTCACCCTGATCGCCCGACCGGAGGAAATCGCTTGA